In Rhodanobacter denitrificans, a single window of DNA contains:
- the glnK gene encoding P-II family nitrogen regulator, whose translation MKLVVAIIKPFKLDDVREALAEVGVQGITVTEVKGFGRQKGHTELYRGAEYVVDFLPKIKLEVAVADDQLDRVIEAIQSSARTGKIGDGKIFVSTLEQVIRIRTGELDHDAL comes from the coding sequence ATGAAGCTCGTCGTGGCGATCATCAAGCCGTTCAAGCTGGACGACGTGCGCGAAGCGCTGGCCGAGGTCGGCGTACAGGGCATCACGGTCACCGAAGTGAAGGGTTTCGGCCGCCAGAAGGGCCATACCGAGCTGTATCGCGGCGCCGAGTACGTGGTCGACTTCCTGCCCAAGATCAAGCTGGAGGTGGCCGTGGCCGACGATCAGCTCGATCGCGTGATCGAGGCGATCCAGTCTTCCGCCCGCACCGGCAAGATCGGCGACGGCAAGATCTTCGTCAGCACGCTGGAGCAGGTGATCCGCATCCGCACCGGCGAGCTGGATCACGACGCGCTATAA
- a CDS encoding ribonucleoside-diphosphate reductase subunit alpha yields the protein MQALDTAARANTPVASEADPAFALTPPHNPAQMRVTKRNGGQEAVDVNKIVRAVTRSAEGLHGVDPLRVTLKTIGGLYDGATTAELDQLSIRIAAALTAEEPEYGQLAARLLGAYIDKEVSGQEIQSYSQSIARGTELGLLNERLRDFVAANTRKLNDAIDPLASRHFEYFGLRTVYDRYLLRHPQRRLVIETPQHFFMRIACALGGNEIGETLELYRLLSSLEYLASSPTLFNAGTAHEQLSSCYLLDSPRDSLESIYDKYADVAKLSKFAGGIGLAYSRVRSRGSLIRGTNGHSNGLVPWLKTLDASVAAVNQGGKRKGAACVYLESWHADIKDFLELRDNTGDDARRAHNLNIANWIPDEFMRRVENDGEWSLFDPKVVPHFVDSWGEAFDAAYRKAEADGLAVKTVKARELYARMMRTLAQTGNGWMTFKDRCNATSNQTAKPGNVIHLSNLCTEILEVSSATETAVCNLGSVNLARHVVDGAFDFDQLAATVRIAVRQLNRVIDLNYYPIDTARTANMKWRPVGLGVMGLQDVFFKLRLPFDSAEALALSTRIAEEIYFNALSQSCELAEAEGAHPGFAESRAANGELQFDHWPSAIPHDGARWNALRERIKQHGLRNSLLIAIAPTATIASIAGCYECIEPQVSNLFKRETLSGDFLQVNRYLADELKTLGLWTSEIRDAIKLAEGSIQGIAAIPERLRQIYRTVWELPQKSLIDLAAARGAWIDQSQSLNLFMENPNIGQLSSMYMYAWKAGIKTTYYLRSRPATKIAKTTVSAASDQAQANAAVFCSLENPEYCEACQ from the coding sequence ATGCAAGCCCTCGATACCGCCGCGCGCGCCAATACTCCCGTCGCCAGCGAAGCCGACCCCGCGTTCGCGCTGACCCCGCCACACAACCCAGCGCAGATGCGCGTGACCAAGCGCAACGGCGGCCAGGAGGCCGTCGACGTCAACAAGATCGTGCGCGCGGTGACCCGCAGTGCCGAGGGCCTGCACGGCGTTGATCCGTTGCGCGTCACCCTGAAAACCATCGGCGGCCTGTACGACGGCGCCACCACCGCCGAACTGGACCAGCTCTCGATCCGCATCGCCGCCGCGCTGACCGCGGAGGAACCCGAGTACGGCCAGCTCGCCGCCCGCCTGCTCGGCGCGTACATCGACAAGGAGGTCAGCGGTCAGGAAATCCAGAGCTACTCGCAGTCGATCGCGCGCGGCACGGAGCTCGGCCTCCTCAACGAGCGCCTGCGCGATTTCGTGGCCGCCAACACGCGCAAGCTCAACGACGCGATCGACCCACTGGCCAGCCGCCACTTCGAATACTTCGGCCTGCGCACGGTGTACGACCGCTACCTGCTGCGCCATCCGCAGCGGCGCCTGGTGATCGAGACGCCGCAGCATTTCTTCATGCGCATCGCCTGCGCGCTGGGCGGCAACGAGATCGGCGAGACGCTGGAACTCTACCGGCTGCTGTCCTCGCTGGAATACCTCGCCAGCTCGCCCACCCTGTTCAACGCCGGCACCGCGCACGAGCAGCTCAGTTCGTGCTACCTGCTCGACTCGCCGCGCGATTCGCTGGAGTCGATCTACGACAAGTACGCCGACGTGGCCAAGCTCAGCAAGTTCGCCGGGGGCATCGGCCTGGCGTATTCGCGGGTGCGTTCGCGCGGCTCGCTGATCCGCGGCACCAACGGCCATTCGAACGGCCTGGTGCCGTGGCTGAAGACGCTGGACGCGTCGGTCGCCGCGGTGAACCAGGGCGGCAAGCGCAAGGGCGCCGCCTGCGTCTACCTGGAATCGTGGCACGCCGACATCAAGGACTTCCTCGAACTGCGCGACAACACCGGCGACGACGCGCGTCGCGCGCACAACCTCAACATCGCGAACTGGATTCCCGACGAGTTCATGCGCCGGGTCGAGAACGATGGCGAGTGGTCATTGTTCGACCCCAAGGTGGTGCCGCACTTCGTCGACAGCTGGGGCGAGGCGTTCGATGCGGCGTACCGCAAGGCCGAAGCCGATGGCCTCGCCGTGAAAACCGTGAAGGCGCGCGAGCTGTATGCACGCATGATGCGCACGCTGGCGCAGACCGGCAACGGCTGGATGACGTTCAAGGACCGCTGCAACGCCACCAGCAACCAGACGGCCAAACCCGGCAATGTGATCCACCTGTCCAACCTGTGCACCGAGATCCTGGAAGTGAGTTCGGCGACCGAGACGGCGGTGTGCAACCTGGGCTCGGTGAATCTGGCCCGGCACGTCGTCGACGGCGCGTTCGACTTCGACCAGCTCGCCGCCACCGTACGCATCGCGGTGCGCCAGCTCAACCGGGTGATCGACCTCAACTATTACCCCATCGATACCGCACGTACCGCCAACATGAAGTGGCGCCCGGTCGGACTCGGCGTGATGGGTCTGCAGGACGTGTTCTTCAAGCTGCGGCTGCCGTTCGACTCGGCCGAGGCGCTGGCGCTGTCCACGCGCATCGCCGAGGAGATCTACTTCAACGCCTTGTCGCAGTCATGCGAGCTGGCCGAGGCGGAAGGCGCGCACCCCGGCTTCGCCGAAAGCCGCGCCGCGAACGGCGAGTTGCAGTTCGATCATTGGCCAAGCGCCATACCGCACGACGGTGCACGCTGGAACGCCTTGCGCGAACGCATCAAGCAACATGGCCTGCGCAACTCACTGTTGATCGCGATCGCACCCACCGCCACCATCGCCTCGATCGCCGGCTGCTACGAATGCATCGAGCCGCAGGTATCGAACCTGTTCAAGCGCGAGACGCTGTCCGGCGATTTCCTGCAGGTGAACCGTTATCTGGCCGATGAACTGAAGACACTGGGGCTGTGGACGTCCGAAATCCGCGACGCGATCAAGCTGGCGGAAGGTTCGATCCAGGGCATCGCGGCGATCCCCGAACGCCTGCGCCAGATCTACCGCACCGTGTGGGAACTGCCGCAGAAGTCGCTGATCGACCTGGCCGCCGCGCGCGGCGCCTGGATCGACCAGAGCCAGTCGCTGAACCTGTTCATGGAAAACCCGAACATCGGCCAGCTCAGCTCGATGTACATGTACGCGTGGAAAGCCGGCATCAAGACCACCTACTACCTGCGCTCGCGGCCGGCGACGAAGATCGCCAAGACCACGGTGTCGGCGGCGTCCGACCAGGCGCAGGCAAATGCCGCGGTGTTCTGCTCGCTGGAGAACCCCGAGTACTGCGAGGCTTGCCAGTAA
- a CDS encoding GIY-YIG nuclease family protein, whose product MRERLPCVYLLASQRNGTLYVGVTSDLPARIWQHRNNVVAGFTQRHHVHGLVWFEVRDTMESAIAREKAIKAWKRTWKIELIEKSNPYWRDLYAEICG is encoded by the coding sequence ATGCGCGAGCGCTTGCCATGCGTCTATCTCCTCGCCAGTCAGCGCAACGGCACGTTGTACGTCGGTGTCACTTCCGACCTGCCTGCACGCATCTGGCAGCACCGGAACAACGTGGTCGCTGGTTTTACCCAGCGTCATCACGTGCATGGCCTCGTCTGGTTCGAGGTGCGCGACACGATGGAATCCGCGATTGCCCGCGAGAAGGCGATCAAGGCGTGGAAGCGGACGTGGAAGATCGAGCTCATCGAGAAGTCCAATCCGTATTGGCGGGATTTGTATGCGGAGATTTGCGGCTGA
- a CDS encoding ribonucleotide-diphosphate reductase subunit beta, whose product MSAQPARNAHILDPGFELTLRPMRYPGFYEMYRNAIKNTWTVEEVDFSMDTRDLDTKMSAADRHLIQRLVAFFATGDTIVSNNLVLNLYQHINAPEARMYLSRQLYEEALHVQFYLTLLDAYIPDPAERNGAFAAIETIPSIRQKGAFCFKWIDSIQDLPQLETREHRRQFLLNLICFAACIEGLFFYAAFAYVYYLRSRGLLHGLAAGTNWVFRDESGHMAFAFEVVRTVRAQEPELFDDAMRAQVEEMMEDAIACETRFAEDVLSGGVAGMSVKDMRQYLEYCADQRFVQLDLPKKYGAKNPFDFMDLQDVQELANFFERRVSAYQVGVQGEVAFDMAF is encoded by the coding sequence ATGTCCGCCCAACCCGCCCGCAACGCCCACATCCTCGATCCCGGCTTCGAACTCACGTTGCGCCCGATGCGCTACCCCGGCTTCTACGAGATGTACCGCAACGCGATCAAGAACACCTGGACCGTCGAGGAGGTGGATTTCTCGATGGATACGCGCGACCTCGACACCAAGATGTCTGCCGCCGACCGCCACCTGATCCAGCGGCTGGTGGCGTTCTTCGCCACCGGCGACACCATCGTGTCGAACAACCTGGTGCTGAACCTGTACCAGCACATCAACGCGCCGGAAGCGCGCATGTACCTGTCGCGCCAGTTGTACGAAGAAGCGCTGCACGTGCAGTTCTACCTCACCCTGCTGGACGCCTACATCCCCGATCCGGCCGAGCGCAACGGCGCATTCGCCGCGATCGAGACGATTCCGTCGATCCGTCAGAAAGGCGCGTTCTGCTTCAAGTGGATCGACTCGATCCAGGATCTGCCCCAGCTGGAAACGCGCGAGCATCGCCGCCAGTTCCTGCTCAACCTGATCTGCTTCGCCGCCTGCATCGAGGGGCTGTTCTTCTACGCCGCGTTCGCCTACGTGTACTACCTGCGCTCTCGCGGCTTGCTGCACGGCCTCGCCGCCGGCACCAACTGGGTGTTCCGCGACGAGAGCGGGCACATGGCGTTCGCGTTCGAGGTGGTGCGCACCGTGCGCGCGCAGGAACCGGAACTGTTCGACGACGCCATGCGCGCGCAGGTCGAGGAGATGATGGAGGATGCCATCGCCTGCGAGACCCGGTTCGCCGAGGACGTGCTGTCCGGCGGCGTGGCCGGCATGTCGGTGAAGGACATGCGCCAGTACCTGGAGTACTGCGCCGACCAGCGTTTCGTCCAGCTCGACCTGCCGAAGAAATACGGCGCGAAGAACCCGTTCGACTTCATGGACCTGCAGGACGTGCAGGAACTGGCCAACTTCTTCGAGCGCCGCGTCTCGGCCTACCAGGTCGGCGTGCAGGGCGAGGTGGCGTTCGACATGGCGTTCTGA
- a CDS encoding TonB-dependent receptor translates to MTTPIRVRVLPFAIASLLAMAPIAAQNITTSGVSGRVLDAHGQPVAGATVTIVHQPTGTTKEVTTDADGRYAAQGLRVGGPFEISAAKTGMAAVEQDNVFLQLGQPSSINLSMGAGEQQARNLSAVTVSASTLAQTFSSDNKGLSTNISQRQLQATPQGNRSIDDVVRLDPRVTVTDQGTGAISASGMNNRYNNIAVDGVTQGDPFGLNANGLPYQKSPISPETIAEYNISTANYDTSSDVVGADVNAVTKSGTNQFHGAVYYAYRNANHLVGDAGWLPSGNPGYHYKGYQKDTTYGFNVGGPIIKDKLFFFISAEHEKTTGIGADSANGLDDSLGNGPSTSNKVSPGDLQKIIDAAKQLGLTPGTFGGPTGLTYDDKRYLGKIDWNITNNHRASFTFQRTKELLPAVGGNSPSSVGLTSYTYTKTITTNNYVAHLFDDWSDSFSTEAKVGFQKFVQDTAAPWQQPAVNVNLSPTGKGPSVNLGEERFRHYNHIDTKKFSVFLAGTYYAGDHAIKGGIDYQSNKINNLFGQTEFGQYNFWGIDNFAAGNYNSYILFHPAPGYTLNDIAGKWTYSQYSPFLQDTWQVNEQLSVQYGVRVDIPHSSAPPVYNAAFEQAFGYPNNYTVGSRNRVVEPRLSFNYLFDSSYKTQLRGGVGLFQTSPPTVWMTNPYQNNGITLLSYNTFDPSQAAFSPDPFNQNIPAGGGAGSIDTIARDFRLPTVWKASLALDRELPWWGLTASAEYQHIQVRDGILYQALNFGAPTGVLPDGREQFWKTPGEAPVSKDALANRNRAFSTQSTLLTNTHKGKSDSLTLALNKPFSANWFGNLSLTFNHATDVDPGTDTIAYNGYQRVARLNPNSNVEATSNYNVAKTLKASLTWQHAFFGDYQTQVSAFYSGRTGTPYTWVFSNDANGDSVSGWDPAYIPTANDPKVAYAAGTSQQLIDQFQAFLSSEKYLNAHRGQVANRNGARTAWVNELDMSFSQELPGIFKGNKGELRLDVYNFLNLLNKDWGQVRNTGIYPTRNLASYAGVNAQGQYVYTLPKDKNGNYQPQQLQVYDGGFYDPSRVVSRWSAMLTLRYTF, encoded by the coding sequence ATGACTACTCCCATCCGCGTCAGAGTGCTGCCGTTCGCGATCGCCTCATTGTTGGCCATGGCGCCGATCGCTGCCCAGAACATCACCACATCCGGCGTCAGCGGCCGCGTGCTGGACGCCCATGGCCAGCCCGTGGCGGGCGCCACGGTGACGATCGTGCACCAGCCGACCGGCACTACCAAGGAAGTGACCACCGACGCCGATGGCCGCTATGCGGCGCAAGGGCTGCGCGTGGGCGGTCCTTTCGAGATCTCCGCGGCCAAGACCGGCATGGCCGCCGTGGAGCAGGACAACGTGTTCCTGCAGCTGGGCCAGCCCTCGTCGATCAACCTGAGCATGGGCGCCGGCGAGCAGCAGGCGCGCAACCTCAGCGCGGTCACCGTGAGCGCCTCGACCCTGGCGCAGACCTTTTCCTCGGACAACAAGGGGCTGTCGACCAACATCTCGCAGCGCCAGCTGCAGGCGACCCCGCAGGGCAACCGCTCGATCGACGACGTGGTGCGCCTGGACCCGCGCGTCACCGTGACCGATCAGGGCACCGGCGCGATCTCCGCCTCCGGCATGAACAACCGCTACAACAACATCGCGGTGGACGGCGTGACCCAGGGCGATCCGTTCGGCCTCAACGCCAACGGCCTGCCCTACCAGAAGTCGCCGATCTCGCCCGAGACGATCGCCGAGTACAACATCTCCACCGCCAACTACGACACGTCTTCCGACGTGGTCGGCGCCGACGTCAACGCGGTGACCAAGTCCGGCACCAACCAGTTCCATGGCGCGGTGTACTACGCCTATCGCAACGCCAACCACCTGGTCGGCGACGCCGGCTGGTTGCCCAGCGGCAATCCGGGCTACCACTACAAGGGCTACCAGAAGGACACCACCTACGGCTTCAACGTCGGCGGCCCGATCATCAAGGACAAGCTGTTCTTCTTCATCTCGGCCGAGCACGAGAAAACCACCGGCATCGGCGCCGACTCGGCCAACGGCCTGGACGACTCGCTGGGCAACGGGCCGTCCACCAGCAACAAGGTTTCCCCGGGCGACCTGCAGAAGATCATCGATGCGGCCAAGCAGTTGGGCCTGACCCCGGGCACGTTCGGCGGCCCGACCGGGCTGACCTACGACGACAAGCGCTACCTCGGCAAGATCGACTGGAACATCACCAACAATCACCGCGCCAGCTTCACCTTCCAGCGCACCAAGGAGCTGCTGCCCGCGGTGGGCGGCAACAGCCCGAGCAGCGTGGGCCTGACCAGCTATACCTATACCAAGACGATCACCACCAACAACTACGTCGCCCATCTGTTCGACGACTGGTCCGACAGCTTCTCCACCGAAGCCAAGGTCGGCTTCCAGAAGTTCGTCCAGGACACCGCTGCGCCCTGGCAGCAGCCGGCGGTGAACGTGAACCTGTCGCCGACCGGCAAGGGACCGTCGGTGAACCTGGGCGAGGAGCGCTTCCGCCACTACAACCACATCGATACCAAGAAGTTCAGCGTGTTCCTCGCCGGCACCTATTACGCCGGCGACCACGCGATCAAGGGCGGCATCGATTACCAGAGCAACAAGATCAACAACCTGTTCGGGCAGACCGAATTCGGCCAGTACAACTTCTGGGGCATCGACAACTTCGCCGCCGGCAACTACAACTCGTACATCCTGTTTCACCCGGCGCCCGGCTACACGCTCAACGACATCGCCGGCAAGTGGACGTACAGCCAGTACAGCCCATTCCTGCAGGACACCTGGCAAGTCAACGAGCAGCTGTCGGTGCAATACGGCGTGCGCGTGGACATCCCGCATTCCAGTGCGCCGCCGGTCTACAACGCCGCGTTCGAACAGGCTTTCGGCTACCCGAACAACTACACGGTGGGCTCGCGCAACCGCGTGGTCGAGCCGCGGCTGTCGTTCAACTACCTGTTCGACAGCAGCTACAAGACCCAGCTGCGCGGCGGCGTCGGCCTGTTCCAGACCTCGCCGCCCACGGTGTGGATGACCAACCCATACCAGAACAACGGCATCACCCTGCTCTCCTACAACACGTTCGATCCATCGCAGGCGGCGTTCAGTCCGGATCCGTTCAACCAGAACATCCCGGCCGGCGGTGGCGCCGGCTCGATCGATACGATCGCCAGGGACTTCCGCCTGCCGACTGTATGGAAGGCCAGCCTGGCGCTGGACCGCGAGTTGCCGTGGTGGGGGCTGACCGCGTCGGCCGAGTACCAGCACATCCAGGTACGCGACGGCATCCTCTACCAGGCGCTGAACTTCGGCGCACCCACCGGCGTGCTGCCGGACGGCCGCGAGCAGTTCTGGAAGACGCCGGGCGAGGCGCCGGTCTCGAAAGACGCGCTGGCCAACCGGAACCGCGCCTTCAGCACGCAGTCGACCCTGCTCACCAATACCCACAAGGGCAAGTCGGACAGCCTCACCCTGGCACTGAACAAGCCCTTCTCGGCGAACTGGTTCGGCAACCTCAGCCTGACCTTCAACCACGCCACCGACGTCGACCCGGGCACCGACACGATCGCCTACAACGGCTACCAGCGCGTCGCCCGGCTGAACCCGAACTCCAACGTCGAGGCCACCTCCAATTACAACGTGGCCAAGACGCTGAAGGCCTCGCTGACCTGGCAGCATGCGTTTTTCGGCGACTACCAGACGCAGGTGTCGGCGTTCTACAGCGGTCGCACCGGCACGCCGTACACCTGGGTGTTCAGCAACGACGCCAACGGCGACAGCGTCTCCGGCTGGGATCCGGCCTACATCCCAACGGCCAACGACCCGAAGGTCGCCTACGCCGCCGGCACCAGCCAGCAGCTGATCGACCAGTTCCAGGCCTTCCTCTCCAGCGAGAAGTACCTGAACGCCCATCGCGGGCAGGTTGCCAACCGCAACGGCGCCCGCACCGCCTGGGTGAACGAGCTGGACATGAGCTTCTCGCAGGAGCTGCCCGGCATCTTCAAGGGCAACAAGGGCGAATTGCGCCTGGACGTGTACAACTTCCTCAACCTGCTCAACAAGGACTGGGGCCAGGTGCGCAACACCGGCATCTACCCGACCCGCAACCTCGCCAGCTACGCCGGCGTGAACGCGCAGGGCCAGTACGTGTATACGCTGCCGAAAGACAAGAACGGCAACTACCAGCCGCAGCAGCTGCAGGTCTATGACGGCGGCTTCTACGACCCCAGCCGCGTGGTGTCGCGTTGGTCGGCGATGCTGACGCTGCGTTACACGTTCTGA
- a CDS encoding BlaI/MecI/CopY family transcriptional regulator, with product MRKPTIGDQELALLHHIDECGTASVGEVAASFGEPRGLARSTVLTMMERLRGKGYLKRRQLKGMFRYSTATGPGEVMRSAVGSFVEKTLSGSVSPFVAWLSERAEVSDSELAELEALVTQLQSRRKES from the coding sequence ATGCGCAAGCCCACCATCGGCGACCAGGAACTGGCGCTGCTGCACCACATCGACGAATGCGGCACCGCCTCGGTCGGTGAGGTGGCCGCGAGCTTCGGCGAGCCGCGCGGGCTCGCCCGCTCCACCGTGTTGACCATGATGGAGCGCCTGCGCGGCAAGGGCTATCTCAAGCGCCGCCAGCTCAAGGGCATGTTCCGCTACAGCACCGCCACCGGCCCGGGCGAAGTGATGCGCAGCGCCGTGGGCAGCTTCGTCGAGAAGACGCTGAGCGGCTCGGTGTCGCCGTTCGTGGCCTGGCTGTCGGAGCGTGCCGAAGTTTCCGACAGCGAACTGGCCGAGCTCGAGGCGCTGGTGACCCAGCTGCAATCGCGGCGCAAGGAGTCGTGA
- a CDS encoding M56 family metallopeptidase encodes MDALNHFSDTLLTRLVWTSIQAALLIGAVCLAGRLWPRLSAAMRCMLWWLVGAQLLLGLLWHAPLELPLLSPAPLEAPAPVTPPVAFFATPATADAALPSIASPATPAPSWRTGIALWWLAAVLLQALIALRQGRQARRVLRESQALRDASLQALCTRQARQLGLHRCPRLRVSNAIVSPQVTGLWRPTVLLPTGHALSADEAAMAIAHELAHLRRGDLWLAWVPALAQCLFCFHPLVRWAMREYALNRESACDAQVLRQDHAAPQDYGRLLLRLGVAQPMHAGLAGASPSFHNLKRRLTMLQQTVNQPSSRARGWLLVALIALVGVLPYRVTAAGADNTPPTPASAQASLLPLPPPAPSTPPALPTPPLPAPPALPTPPLPAPPALPTPPPPAPPATLPPPPPLPPAPPHDISGLRVHHANVAIHTDASEGFALFDGDAAIVNGSDVDLAAAKRLQRDGKSTLWFRRGDKAWLIDDPAYVQRAKAAYAPVDALARQQGELGGQQGALGGKQGALGAQQGALGARQGQLAGQRAMLASRQATLAAQSSQHERSAETQANRAKLEASEQELDQQQEKLSQQQSALGRQQAELGKQQEALGAQQEALGKRQQQATSQASQQIRKLLDEASAKGVAKPTSLR; translated from the coding sequence ATGGACGCACTCAACCATTTTTCCGACACCCTGCTGACGCGACTGGTCTGGACGTCCATCCAGGCCGCGCTGCTGATCGGCGCCGTCTGCCTGGCCGGCCGTCTGTGGCCGCGCCTGTCGGCGGCGATGCGCTGCATGTTGTGGTGGCTGGTCGGCGCCCAGCTGCTGCTCGGCCTGCTGTGGCACGCGCCGCTGGAGCTTCCGCTGCTGTCGCCCGCACCGCTGGAAGCCCCCGCGCCGGTCACGCCGCCCGTGGCGTTCTTCGCCACGCCGGCGACCGCCGACGCCGCGCTGCCGTCGATCGCTTCGCCGGCCACACCGGCGCCGTCCTGGCGCACCGGCATCGCCCTGTGGTGGCTGGCCGCCGTGCTGTTGCAGGCGCTGATCGCGCTGCGGCAAGGGCGGCAGGCACGCCGCGTGCTGCGCGAATCGCAGGCCTTGCGCGATGCCTCACTGCAAGCGCTGTGTACGCGGCAGGCGCGGCAACTCGGCTTGCACCGCTGTCCACGGCTGCGCGTCTCGAACGCGATCGTCTCGCCGCAGGTGACCGGCCTGTGGCGACCCACCGTGCTGCTGCCGACCGGCCACGCGCTCAGCGCCGACGAAGCGGCGATGGCGATCGCGCACGAGCTGGCCCACCTGCGCCGCGGCGACCTGTGGCTGGCGTGGGTACCGGCGCTCGCGCAGTGCCTGTTCTGCTTCCACCCGCTGGTGCGCTGGGCCATGCGCGAATACGCACTCAACCGCGAATCGGCCTGCGATGCGCAGGTCCTGCGGCAGGACCACGCCGCGCCACAGGACTACGGCCGCCTGCTGCTGCGCCTGGGCGTGGCGCAACCGATGCACGCCGGCCTCGCCGGCGCTTCCCCGTCGTTCCACAATCTCAAGAGGCGACTGACCATGCTGCAACAAACCGTGAACCAGCCGTCGTCGCGCGCACGCGGCTGGCTGCTCGTCGCACTGATCGCCCTCGTCGGCGTGCTGCCCTATCGTGTGACGGCGGCCGGCGCGGACAACACCCCCCCCACGCCGGCTTCCGCGCAGGCAAGCCTGCTGCCGCTGCCGCCGCCAGCCCCATCTACCCCTCCGGCCTTGCCAACCCCGCCGCTGCCCGCTCCTCCAGCCTTGCCAACCCCGCCGCTGCCCGCTCCTCCAGCCTTGCCAACCCCGCCTCCGCCGGCTCCTCCAGCCACACTACCCCCACCGCCGCCGCTGCCACCCGCCCCGCCGCACGACATCAGTGGTCTGCGCGTCCACCACGCCAACGTCGCCATCCATACCGACGCCAGCGAAGGCTTCGCGCTGTTCGACGGCGATGCGGCCATCGTCAACGGCAGCGACGTCGACCTTGCCGCCGCGAAGCGCCTGCAGCGGGACGGCAAGTCCACGCTGTGGTTTCGCCGTGGCGACAAGGCCTGGCTGATCGACGACCCGGCCTACGTGCAGCGCGCCAAGGCCGCCTACGCGCCGGTCGACGCCCTGGCCAGGCAGCAAGGCGAACTGGGCGGCCAGCAAGGCGCGCTCGGCGGCAAACAGGGAGCCTTGGGCGCGCAGCAGGGCGCGCTGGGCGCCAGGCAGGGGCAGCTCGCCGGCCAGCGCGCCATGCTGGCCAGCCGGCAAGCCACGCTCGCCGCGCAATCCAGCCAGCATGAACGCTCCGCGGAAACGCAGGCGAACCGCGCCAAGCTGGAAGCCAGCGAGCAGGAACTCGATCAGCAGCAGGAAAAGCTCAGTCAGCAACAGTCGGCACTGGGCCGGCAGCAGGCCGAACTGGGCAAGCAGCAGGAAGCGCTTGGCGCGCAACAGGAAGCACTGGGCAAGCGCCAGCAACAGGCCACCAGCCAAGCCAGTCAGCAGATCCGCAAACTGCTCGACGAAGCGAGCGCCAAGGGCGTCGCCAAGCCGACGAGCCTGCGCTGA